The following are from one region of the Streptomyces changanensis genome:
- a CDS encoding HU family DNA-binding protein — protein sequence MDRSALAEATARKAAERGGRVSVDEVGRVLEALFGTVADAGTLAEALRRDRTVSLMGFGSFHLQDGTAVLRPGQALNEYLNGSLD from the coding sequence GTGGACAGGTCAGCGCTGGCGGAGGCCACGGCCCGCAAGGCGGCGGAACGCGGCGGCCGGGTGTCGGTCGACGAAGTGGGGCGGGTCCTGGAGGCCCTGTTCGGCACGGTCGCCGACGCGGGGACCCTCGCCGAGGCGCTCCGGCGCGACCGGACGGTCAGCCTCATGGGCTTCGGCAGCTTCCACCTCCAGGACGGCACGGCGGTACTGCGACCGGGCCAGGCCCTCAACGAGTACCTCAACGGCAGCCTGGACTGA
- a CDS encoding C40 family peptidase, which translates to MTAQMNVPSVLSRTGTVSALTIAAVCGSLLAPGVAPQAEAAAPAPAVKALNVAASKKGSPYKYGAVGPKRFDCSGLTLYAYKQAGKTLPRTAQQQYNKTRHISAAGRQKGDLVFFHSGGRVYHVGIYAGSNKIWHSPKAGSVVKQERIWSKAVYYGRVR; encoded by the coding sequence ATGACCGCGCAGATGAATGTCCCGTCCGTGCTGTCCCGGACCGGTACGGTCTCGGCTCTCACCATCGCCGCAGTCTGCGGCTCGCTCCTGGCCCCCGGTGTCGCCCCGCAAGCGGAGGCCGCGGCTCCCGCGCCCGCCGTCAAGGCGCTCAACGTGGCGGCCTCGAAGAAGGGCTCCCCGTACAAGTACGGCGCCGTCGGCCCGAAGCGGTTCGACTGCTCCGGGCTCACGCTCTACGCCTACAAGCAGGCCGGCAAGACGCTGCCGCGCACCGCGCAGCAGCAGTACAACAAGACCCGGCACATCTCGGCCGCCGGCCGCCAGAAGGGCGACCTGGTGTTCTTCCACTCCGGTGGGCGGGTCTACCACGTCGGCATCTACGCCGGCAGCAACAAGATCTGGCACTCCCCGAAGGCCGGTTCGGTGGTGAAGCAGGAGCGGATCTGGTCCAAGGCGGTCTACTACGGCCGCGTGCGCTGA
- a CDS encoding aldo/keto reductase — MSKVPSLILNNGVSMPQLGFGVWQVPDDEAASAVGTALEAGYRSVDTAAVYENERGTGQAIASSGIPREELFVTTKLWNSEQGHDSTLRAFDASLERLGLDYVDLYLVHWPVPALDAYVDTYKAFEKILADGRARAIGVSNFLPEHLERLIDATSVVPAVNQIELHPQLAQADSRAFHARHEIATEAWSPLGQGKGLLEVPAVAAIARKHGRSPAQVVLRWHLQLGNVVIPKSVTPSRIRENIDVFDFELDAEDMAAFAALDEGKRLGPDPAEFDVR, encoded by the coding sequence GTGAGCAAGGTCCCCTCCCTCATCCTGAACAACGGTGTCTCCATGCCGCAGCTCGGCTTCGGCGTCTGGCAGGTCCCGGACGACGAGGCGGCGAGCGCCGTGGGCACCGCCCTGGAAGCCGGTTACCGGAGCGTCGACACCGCCGCGGTCTACGAGAACGAGCGCGGCACCGGGCAGGCCATCGCCTCCTCGGGCATCCCCCGCGAGGAGCTGTTCGTCACCACCAAGCTGTGGAACAGCGAGCAGGGCCACGACTCCACGCTCCGCGCCTTCGACGCCTCCCTGGAGCGGCTGGGCCTCGACTACGTGGACCTGTACCTCGTCCACTGGCCCGTGCCGGCGCTGGACGCGTACGTCGACACGTACAAGGCGTTCGAGAAGATCCTCGCCGACGGGCGCGCCCGCGCCATCGGCGTGTCGAACTTCCTGCCCGAACACCTGGAGCGGCTGATCGACGCCACCTCCGTGGTCCCGGCCGTCAACCAGATCGAGCTGCACCCGCAGCTCGCGCAGGCCGATTCCCGCGCCTTCCACGCCCGCCACGAGATCGCCACCGAGGCCTGGTCGCCGCTCGGGCAGGGCAAGGGCCTGCTGGAGGTGCCGGCCGTCGCCGCCATCGCCCGCAAGCACGGCCGCAGCCCGGCGCAGGTCGTGCTGCGCTGGCACCTGCAGCTCGGCAACGTCGTCATCCCGAAGTCCGTGACGCCGTCGCGCATCCGGGAGAACATCGACGTCTTCGACTTCGAGCTGGACGCCGAGGACATGGCGGCGTTCGCCGCCCTCGACGAGGGCAAGCGGCTCGGCCCCGACCCGGCCGAGTTCGACGTCCGCTGA
- a CDS encoding DUF6098 family protein yields MEETATPSPVTAAPDGLTELPNLSSLTELAGLLERHGSLYVRWSRGPAEDMRSSRSVDHLTGITMPGLSANPLAVEAWWGDRAVRLWVARRLYDYCHLRQERNGDVRPWALRGREVGRGPDNEPLVRDVEPVCWIDLAVIEEAQEEVAAQRRPWGPMRREP; encoded by the coding sequence ATGGAGGAGACCGCAACGCCGTCGCCGGTGACGGCGGCGCCCGACGGCCTGACCGAGCTGCCGAACCTGAGCAGCCTGACGGAGCTGGCCGGGCTTCTGGAGCGGCACGGCTCGCTCTACGTCCGCTGGTCGCGAGGCCCCGCGGAGGACATGAGGAGCAGCCGCAGCGTCGACCACCTGACCGGGATCACCATGCCCGGCCTGTCGGCGAACCCCCTGGCGGTCGAGGCGTGGTGGGGCGACCGCGCCGTCCGCCTCTGGGTGGCGCGCCGCCTCTACGACTACTGCCACCTCCGTCAGGAGCGCAACGGCGACGTGCGCCCCTGGGCGCTGCGGGGCAGGGAGGTGGGGCGGGGCCCGGACAACGAACCGCTGGTGCGGGACGTGGAGCCGGTGTGCTGGATCGACCTCGCGGTCATCGAGGAAGCCCAGGAGGAGGTCGCGGCGCAGCGGCGCCCGTGGGGGCCTATGCGCCGCGAGCCGTGA